CTCCAACTATTTCAAATCCTCTTTCTCTAAAATCATCTTTATCAGATTTAATAGTTTTCCATCTTACAATATTTCCTTGGTGAGAGTATGCAATCCCAGTTGAAGTGGAAGACAAGTCAATTGACAGAACACTTTTAGTATTTAGATCCTTAGGAATTACACAGACTTTTTTAGTTTTAGCAACTAATTTATTTCTTTCTCTAAGATTTCTTTCAGTCTTAAGTCTTTTTTGCTTCTTTCTCTCAACTACATCTCTGCAAGTACCATTTCTAATTTGGTTGAGAGTAGTCATTTGAATATTGCTAGTTAATAAAAATCTAACTTCGTAACAATGATTAGTTTTTTCTTTAAAAAGATATTTATTAACTACAAACTTTTCGTTGTATTTATTTTCAAACTCTTTTCCAACTATCTCATTTAAGTCTAGTTTCATTTCTCGCCTCTTTCTCTCTTCTTTTTAAATCTTTGTATATATCTCTGAACTGTTGCTGGACCTCAGGACGCATTTTATCAAAATACCATTTATTCTTTTTTAGGTATTCTAAAAGCTCCTCGGAGGTTTCACAATAAAGTCCACGATAATAAAATTCTTTAAAACAAGCACCTTTTGGTAAATCCATTTTTCCTCCTGGCACATTTGCTGTAACAGTTGACAGCTTTTAAAATTTCTTGTAACGTTACAAAGTTAGTTAGTACCTATATTTAATGATTACTGTTACAACGTGACAGCTAAAGGGCAAGTTGTTTACACACTCACTTATTTATTCTTTCTCTCCTACCCTTTTTTTATATTACTATAATATTTATATATATTATTATATATAAAGAAAATACTGTCACACTGTAACACTTTAATTCTAACTTATTTATTTTAAACGTTTTAAGTCTGTGACAGCTTTTAAAGTTTCTTGTAACAATGTTACAGCAACTGTCACAAAATTTATTTTTTTATAAAATATCTTTCTTGTTTTCCTCTTTTTCTAAACTGTTTTACATCAAGTCCAAAATTTTTGCACATATTTTCTTTAAAGGTATTATAAGAAATTGCCTTATATCCATTTTTATTTGCCCAATCTTTATAACCATTCAATTCATATTGCTTATTATCCACATTAAAATGCCCCTCAAATATAGCTGTACAAGGATAGTTATTGATGATATAATCAAACTCCATTGGAATTAAACTATCATTTTCTAAATAATCAATAAACTCAAATAATGGGTTATTGTTTCTATTGAATTTATCTAAAAGTTCCTTATTTTTTTCTGTTTCACTAAACTTTTTATTTTTTAGAACTCTTTTTAGTCCCTCAATCCCAACCTTGATTAAATATTCCATACAATCTTTATTTTTGATTTTATCTAAAAAATAAGGGTCATAATCTTTATTAGCTTGTGTAAAACTGTTAAGAAAAGGAATTATAATTACTCTCCGTGCTGTTGCTCCAGTAGGATCTTTTATCTTAGGTATCTCATTAGCACTAAAAATAAATTTTGCATAACAGTTAAATTCAATAGGATCCTTCCCCTTTTGTTCTGCTGTGATAATATCTCCTGTAACTAATTTTCTAAAATTCTCACTCTCTGGAATATATCCACTCCCTATATCGTCACCAATATTTAGAAGTTTATTAGCTACTTGGTACAGTCTAAATCTTGAATTTGTAATATCATCTAAGTTCAAAGCACTAACATTACTTTTCCCTATCAGATGTGATAGAATTTTTAAGAAAGTACTTTTACCATTTGCTTTATCTCCAACAATTACAAATGCTTTTCCAAGCTCATTCTTAGTAAAAAATATATATCCTATAATCTCTTCTAGTAAGTTTCTAGCATCTTTTTCACTGCAAATAAATTTGTTGAGAGTGTGATCCATAAGTTCGCTATAAATATTAGGATTATAATTCCAAGAAATTTGATTAGTAATTACAAAGTCAGGACTAAAAGGATATAACTTATCTTCCAGTATCGAGTATATTCCATTGTTAAAAGCTACAACTCCATTATCATTTCTGATTTTTGGTGGAGCTATCAGCTTTAAATATTCAAGAATCTCTTTTCTCTGCCTAGAAGAAAGTTCTTCAATTTCTTTTATCATTAATTTTTGTATCTCTTCACCTTTAGCATAGATTTTTCCGTTGTATTGATACAACTCATTATCAATTTTTACTATTTTATATTTGCCTTTCAAATACTCCGCAAACTTAAAAAATAAAAACTTTCCTCTTTCTCCGTAAAATATACTTTTGTCTATTTCTATATTAGTTGCGTTTTCCACTATTTCTTTAACTTTTGATGTCCCCTCTGCCTGTAATACCTCATTAAAGTCTTTATATTTTCCAAGGTCCACCTCATATAATTTATGAGAAATAGAACTTAAAAGAGTTTTTATTCTCTCTTTTCCATCTCTTCCTGGATCATCATTATCAGTAGCTATTATTATCTTTTCAAATTTCTCAAGCCATAACTTTTGATTATCCACACATTTTACATTCTTTGCACCAAATGGAAGAGAGATTACATTATAGCAATCAGCTTCAACACAACTTAAAAGGTCAATCTCTCCCTCAACTATAATTACATAGCTAAAATCTTTTACATTATGCCAGTTAACAAAATAATTAGTCAGACTTCCTGGCTCTGATGATAATTTTTTATCAAGAGTTCTATATTTAATAGAAACTATCTTTCCTTTCTCATCTACTATTGGAATCATCATTGAATTATATTTACCTTTACGGCAAAAGGTATTTAAAAACTTTTCTGATATCCCACGTCCTTTTAAATAATCAATCCAATCTTGTCCTAAATGATTTTGTATTTGATTTTTAAAGAACTCTGTAAAATCTTTTGCTTTTTCTTTAGCTGGAGTTTCTATCACTTTCACATTTTTAATAAGGTCCATATCAAAATCTTCTATTTCAGATATATTGCCACCCTGACCTGTGGAGTGGCAATAATACTGTCCAGTAGTTACATTAACTGTAAAATCTGGATTATCTTTTTCTCTTTTACAAATAGGACAATAATTAAATCTTAGCTCATCGCCATATTGTTTATAGTTGTCATATTTACTCATTGTCCGTAATCCTCCTTACTAAAATGGAAACTCGTCATCATCTAAGCTAGTAGCTGTTGTAATATTTTTATTTGTTTCATAAGCTAAATCATCATTAACTGGTTTATTCTTTTCTTCTTTTGCATATTTATCCTCAAAGAATATTACAGTTGATGCCTCCATCTTATTTATAATTTCATCACTTGTTTTTCTTGATTTAATATCAAAGAAGTCTTTTATCTCAAGGTTGATGTTATCTCCCTCTTTTTTAGTTTCTATAATCATTCCTATTTGCTTTCCGTGTAAGTCTTGTAGGAATGTTCTTTCTATCTCTTTTCCACCGAATCCTTTAACTGTCTTTTTAACTTCTTTTAAGTTTTCAGATTTTAATTTGCAAAGATATAAAAGTCTGTTAAGAGATTTTGTAGCAAACTCATTCTCTGTACCATCACCTTTTAAAAACCAAAAGTTTACTCTTCCATAGTTCACATCATTTTCAAAAGCTATTGTTACTGCTTTGGCTTTTGATTGCTTTGAGTCTGTAAGGTATGCCTCTTTTATTTCCATCTCATATATTCCGTTTACTGTTATTTTTTCTCTAGTTCCTGTCTTAGCTGTTAAATCTTCTTGTTTAGTGTTCCATAGTGCCATTTGGCATCATCTCCTTTTTTTAGTTAAAATATTCTAATATCGCTTTGTTTATTAATGTTAAATCATTTTCTATATCATCAGTTTCAAACATCTCAATAGGACTTTTTGCAGGATCTTGTCCGTTGACTTTAAAGTTATAGTCATTCTCACTACCAAGAGCTAAAATAACTATTGAGAAAAGTCCCTCTACTACCAATTTTTCATCAAGAAATTTTCCTACAGTTTTCATTGAGAGTTTTCCATCTTGGTCCTTTTGAGTGTGAGCCATAAAATAAACTATTAAATCACTTCTCATCTCGTCTACCTTTTGAAAAATATCTACAATCCCAAAAGCTAACCTTTCAAATTTCTCAAATCCCCTTTCTTTAGCACTCTCTTTATATCCAAAAGTCAAAAGATAATTAAAATCATCTATTATGAGAGTTTTGATTTTATTGTTTGAGTTTATCTTGTCTAGTGCTGCATAAACTTTTTGAATGTTTGTTGTAACAAAAATATTTTTATTTTGTAAGCTATATGTTTTTCCAGATCCTTTAAAAGGAAGTGGTTTATCTACACACTTAATAACAAAAGTTTCTTCTGGAATAAGATTTCTTATTGATGTAGATTTTCCAGTTCCACTATTCCCTAAAATTAATACTTTGTAAGCCATTTATATCACCTACTTAATTTTTAAATTTTCTTTGTATATAAGTCTTGCTCCTGGCACTTCTTCTCCATTTTGGAGAGCTTTTTTTATATCATCTTTCTTAGGTTCGTAAGTTCTTTCTATCTTTTCCCTCATAAATTCCTCAGGTATTAAATCTTTATCAAATACATCTGTTGATGGTGGATTTACTCTTAAAGATATAGTTCCTAAAGATGTTTCTATCTTTTTAATATCCATTTTCTTCATATTAAATTTGATATAAGATTTAAAATTTTCTATCTCTTTTTTCATTTTATTTTTTAGATTTGTTAGTCTTTCTATCTCTGCTGTAACCATCTCTAAATCTGATTCTTGGTTTCTTATTACCTTTATTATTCCCTCAGATTTATTTACTAATGCATTTTTTAATTCTGTTTCTAGTTCTTCCAATGTTTCGTTATCTCTTATTTCTCCTGTTTCCTCATCAATAGCTGCAAGAAATAACTCATTCAATTTTTGTTCTTCAGAAACTAATTCATATAACTTCATTTTTTGCTCCTTTCATGGTATAATACCTTATCGTTTATTTTTTTGTTTGTACTTGTTGAGGTTGCCGCCTCTTCAAGTACTTTTTTTATATACTCAAATGTTAATCCGTGACGCTCTGCAAAATACTCTGCATTTACTATTCCTTGATGAGTAACAATTCCTTTTTTCTTGAGTTCTGCATTAAGTCCTCGAATTATCCCACCAGCCTTACTATATTGAAAGCCAGTTATTTTAGATATGTCCTCAATATTCAAAAAGAATAAGTTCATACTCTCCCTCCTTTCTAAGTAAAGTTTTCTATAATAACAAATGCTGTTATTAGCATTATTACTACCCCTGCAAAAATAGCACAAGAAAGTTGTTCTTCTTTCTTATTAATGATTTCTTCCTCCAAAGCATTTCTCACTGCTTTATTTATCATTGCTCTTGCATATTTAGTATCAAAATCTTCTATTCTATATTCTGTTTTCATTTCTTCTCCTTTCTTAATTCAAATATTCTTCATAGCCCATTTCTATAAGCTCTTCATCTGTAAATTTACTTAGATATTCTCTTAAAGAAATTTCTTTATCTAGTCTGTAGATAAAATATACAAGGTCTTTTCTTCCCTCTCCTTGCTCTTGCCCTGCGTCTTGCCTCAACTCCAACAATTCGAGATATCCTAATTCTTTAAGGTTTATATTTTTATCTATTGCCATTTTTATTTTTCCTCCTCACTTTCTTCTTTTTCTATAATTGGTAAATATCCATGTGCTTTTAAAAATTCATATAGGAATAATCTTCCTTTTTGTGTCCAATATGTATGTGGTTTAGCTCCTTGTGTTCCATCAGGTCTGTTGTAGTTTTGAGTTTTTGTTTGTGTATATCCTTTATCAGCATATTTTTGATATAAAAGCCAAACTCCACTTTGAGTATATTGGATTCCTAATTCGTGTAGTAATTTGTTAAAGCCTTTTGCTGCCATTCCATAATCTTTAGCTATAATTGTTGTACTTAACAAATCTTTGCATTGTAAAATCACATCATAATAACTTGCTTTAGGTTGAAGTTCTGCTATTTGTTGATCTTTTACTTTATTTTCTAATTGTAAGTTTTCAATAGTTTCTTGTTGCTCGTAGGCAAGTTTTAAAGCCTCTTTAAATGAAGTTGGAATTTTTTGTCTTATAATATTTTCCATTTCATTAAATTTGTTTATGTAAGCCATTTTAAATTCTTGGTATCCTTGAATGTTAAACATATAAAGTGTAAATCCATCTTTTGTTAAAAGGTATTCTTTGTACTCCCTATTTTGTCCATTTACCTTATAAGTGCTTGGAATTATTAGAGAACCCACATTTGGGGTTTCTAAAATTTTTTCTAAATCCCTTATAATATGATCGTGTCTTTTTCCTAATTGTTCAGCTATTGTTCTACTGTTTACTACATTTTGTCCGTTTACATTGTTGATAACTACTTCTAAATTTTGCATTTTATTTTTTCCTCCTCTATCTTTTTTTTACTTATTACGTAACTTATTCTGCAAAAAAAATTTCCCAAGGTTTTTTTAAGTCTAAAATTTTTATCAATTTTTCAATTTCTATAGTAGTAAAAATTCCTTTTTCTAGTTTACTAGAGAATGTCTTCGGTGTAATTCCTAGTTTTTCTGCGACTTCTCCTTGAGTTAACCCTTTTGCCACTATTCTTCCTTTTAATTCATTAGTTAAAACCATTTTTTTCTCCTTTCTCTTTTGTTTCTTATTACGTAACAAAAGTATACTATATATTTTTTTGCTTGTCAAGAAAAATTTTACTTAATACGAAAAAAAAGTAAATTAAAAAGAAAATATTTACATTTTAAGAAAAATATATTATAATAAAAATGTAAAAACAAAATACAAGGAGATAATTATTATGGAAGTTAAATATACAAAAACTCAGGAAACAATAGCTAGGCGTTTAAAAGAAAAAAGAGAAGAAAAAGGATTTACTTTAGAAGAGGCAGCTAAACATATTAATGTTTCGAAAGTTACTTTACATAGATATGAAAATTTAAATATTTTAAATATCCCATCAGACAAAATAGAAACATTGGCTAAGTTATATGGAACTACTCCTAAATATATTATGGGGTGGAGTGATGATGATGCTGTTACGCCTAAAGAAGAAGTTTCTCCAACTTATCGTTGGGTTGCTAGAAATGCTAAAAAAATGAATGAGAAAGAACTTGAAAAATTACAATCTCTTATGAAATTAACATTTGATATTTTTGATGACGAGGAGGAATGATTTGGAAACAAATTTTGAAGAAACCACTAAACTTGCACACAACATTCTTATTAAATATTCTGATGGGACATTTCCTATTGATATTTTTAAAATTATACGTGAAAATTTTAAGAATATAAAATTAATACCATTCAGTAAATGGAAAGCAAAAACAAAAATTAATGGAACTATGTTTGAAGAACTTAAAACAGATTATGGTATGGCTTTTTATGATGAAAAAAAATACTGTATAATTTATAATGATGCAAAGTGTCTACAAACTCAAAGATGGACTGTGGCTCACGAATTAGGACATATTTTACGTGGACATTTATCTAATAATGAATATTTGATGTATTCTCCTGATAACACACCTTTTGAAATGGAGGCTAATACTTTTGCAAAACAATTTCTAGTACCTTTTCCTATTATTAGGTATTTATTTAATTTTTTAGGAAGGCGTATTATTTATCCTTGTGATATCGAAGAAATCTTTGATGTTGGTGTTGGTGCATCTTCTAATATTATTAATCATCTCAATAAATTACGTTACTTACCAACTAATATCAACTTAGAAAACAAATTTAGAAATTATTTTTTAAAATGGAGATGATGTTGTGGAAATGATTGATTATATTAAAGAACATTTTGATGATATTATAAATGAATTAGGTATAGAAACTATTAACCCAGATAGAAGATACTGGTTAATTAGAGCAGGAGAAAAAGGTGTATTTTTTAATGAATTTTATGGAAGAGGGTTTACAGGCATTGGATATGGAATTAATGATTTAGAAATTTTAACTAATTCTACTAGAGATGAATTGAAAGATATTATCGAAAAAAAATTCCCTGAGGAGAAACAACCTGGACATATTTCTGGGAAAATCTATAATTTTATGCACGAAATAAAAAAGGGAGATGTCATTGTTATGCCGTCATCAGGAAGAAAAAACGTTGCTTTTGGTATCATTGAAAATGATGAAGTCTTCATAGATAATTCTTTAATTAGTGGAGAATCTCTTCTCGAAGAAGATAATAGCATA
Above is a genomic segment from Fusobacterium perfoetens containing:
- a CDS encoding crossover junction endodeoxyribonuclease RuvC produces the protein MKLDLNEIVGKEFENKYNEKFVVNKYLFKEKTNHCYEVRFLLTSNIQMTTLNQIRNGTCRDVVERKKQKRLKTERNLRERNKLVAKTKKVCVIPKDLNTKSVLSIDLSSTSTGIAYSHQGNIVRWKTIKSDKDDFRERGFEIVGEIVEILEKGKIDYIILEDVFLGLNSDVLAKLSEVRGMLMYHIKRLGIEYLIIPPILWKNRFEGVPLHRKEQKEFMMQKFFEFTGVEADSDDAADAYMILKACLM
- a CDS encoding phage/plasmid primase, P4 family is translated as MSKYDNYKQYGDELRFNYCPICKREKDNPDFTVNVTTGQYYCHSTGQGGNISEIEDFDMDLIKNVKVIETPAKEKAKDFTEFFKNQIQNHLGQDWIDYLKGRGISEKFLNTFCRKGKYNSMMIPIVDEKGKIVSIKYRTLDKKLSSEPGSLTNYFVNWHNVKDFSYVIIVEGEIDLLSCVEADCYNVISLPFGAKNVKCVDNQKLWLEKFEKIIIATDNDDPGRDGKERIKTLLSSISHKLYEVDLGKYKDFNEVLQAEGTSKVKEIVENATNIEIDKSIFYGERGKFLFFKFAEYLKGKYKIVKIDNELYQYNGKIYAKGEEIQKLMIKEIEELSSRQRKEILEYLKLIAPPKIRNDNGVVAFNNGIYSILEDKLYPFSPDFVITNQISWNYNPNIYSELMDHTLNKFICSEKDARNLLEEIIGYIFFTKNELGKAFVIVGDKANGKSTFLKILSHLIGKSNVSALNLDDITNSRFRLYQVANKLLNIGDDIGSGYIPESENFRKLVTGDIITAEQKGKDPIEFNCYAKFIFSANEIPKIKDPTGATARRVIIIPFLNSFTQANKDYDPYFLDKIKNKDCMEYLIKVGIEGLKRVLKNKKFSETEKNKELLDKFNRNNNPLFEFIDYLENDSLIPMEFDYIINNYPCTAIFEGHFNVDNKQYELNGYKDWANKNGYKAISYNTFKENMCKNFGLDVKQFRKRGKQERYFIKK
- a CDS encoding AAA family ATPase, which gives rise to MAYKVLILGNSGTGKSTSIRNLIPEETFVIKCVDKPLPFKGSGKTYSLQNKNIFVTTNIQKVYAALDKINSNNKIKTLIIDDFNYLLTFGYKESAKERGFEKFERLAFGIVDIFQKVDEMRSDLIVYFMAHTQKDQDGKLSMKTVGKFLDEKLVVEGLFSIVILALGSENDYNFKVNGQDPAKSPIEMFETDDIENDLTLINKAILEYFN
- a CDS encoding siphovirus Gp157 family protein; this translates as MKLYELVSEEQKLNELFLAAIDEETGEIRDNETLEELETELKNALVNKSEGIIKVIRNQESDLEMVTAEIERLTNLKNKMKKEIENFKSYIKFNMKKMDIKKIETSLGTISLRVNPPSTDVFDKDLIPEEFMREKIERTYEPKKDDIKKALQNGEEVPGARLIYKENLKIK
- a CDS encoding phage antirepressor KilAC domain-containing protein gives rise to the protein MQNLEVVINNVNGQNVVNSRTIAEQLGKRHDHIIRDLEKILETPNVGSLIIPSTYKVNGQNREYKEYLLTKDGFTLYMFNIQGYQEFKMAYINKFNEMENIIRQKIPTSFKEALKLAYEQQETIENLQLENKVKDQQIAELQPKASYYDVILQCKDLLSTTIIAKDYGMAAKGFNKLLHELGIQYTQSGVWLLYQKYADKGYTQTKTQNYNRPDGTQGAKPHTYWTQKGRLFLYEFLKAHGYLPIIEKEESEEEK
- a CDS encoding helix-turn-helix domain-containing protein, translated to MTSKKIYSILLLRNKKQKRKEKKMVLTNELKGRIVAKGLTQGEVAEKLGITPKTFSSKLEKGIFTTIEIEKLIKILDLKKPWEIFFAE
- a CDS encoding helix-turn-helix domain-containing protein; this translates as MEVKYTKTQETIARRLKEKREEKGFTLEEAAKHINVSKVTLHRYENLNILNIPSDKIETLAKLYGTTPKYIMGWSDDDAVTPKEEVSPTYRWVARNAKKMNEKELEKLQSLMKLTFDIFDDEEE
- a CDS encoding ImmA/IrrE family metallo-endopeptidase, giving the protein METNFEETTKLAHNILIKYSDGTFPIDIFKIIRENFKNIKLIPFSKWKAKTKINGTMFEELKTDYGMAFYDEKKYCIIYNDAKCLQTQRWTVAHELGHILRGHLSNNEYLMYSPDNTPFEMEANTFAKQFLVPFPIIRYLFNFLGRRIIYPCDIEEIFDVGVGASSNIINHLNKLRYLPTNINLENKFRNYFLKWR